In candidate division WOR-3 bacterium, one genomic interval encodes:
- a CDS encoding Na/Pi symporter produces the protein MIMTGINLIWFFVLGVLLKASDPLGRNISGDEQIGIVNTLLKNPIVVRIVDEQGVGIPNVPVTFSILKEPVKNFITRNKASLQSEISYTDKDGYAKTFLKLGASAGDYYILVKYREESQIFHFVAMERDWFWVMLVSIIGGLALFIFALNYGSKGLVRGFGARTRDWLFNLANNRFAAVLSGFIAALILGSCTATAALLTKFASAGIVQLFPGLAVLLGANIGSTIAIQLLAFNILNYALLIIALGVFLRLLFPNLRNLAQFIFGIGLLFLSLKIISTGISDVKYLPGFTAFLEYLKNNQLIAILVSTLMAFVFRSSTAVIGLVLILTLESGISSTAAFNLVLGANLGATIFPILIADSATARRLSIGNFLFKMTGVILLGIIINLIKPPSEIGPREVAHFHTLFNLFIMLIFLPLLNPYSEFLKLLIGETKQEFLRIKRLDPSFLDTPAIGLGQAAKEIIDMGYKTIKMLEDAMTVFEKKDIVLRKNIIQADDEIDQVEERVTPYLSRLNPEEMDQELKSMQISFLTITAELEHIGDIISKNLMNYAKKQIDGGMEFSPEGLSQLKEFHQYVLTTLRMAISSLTTREAKLAEEVVKRRETGLKLAKELEIKHIERLHRGLKESLETSTIHLDILSDLERINFHATEIGNAVLNLI, from the coding sequence CAAGTGACCCATTAGGCCGGAATATTTCAGGTGATGAACAAATCGGTATTGTCAACACCTTATTAAAAAACCCGATTGTGGTCCGGATCGTTGATGAACAGGGGGTGGGGATTCCAAATGTACCGGTTACATTCTCAATCCTTAAAGAACCGGTAAAGAATTTTATCACCCGTAATAAAGCATCTCTCCAGTCTGAAATTAGTTACACAGATAAAGATGGCTATGCAAAGACATTTCTTAAACTCGGGGCGAGTGCTGGTGATTACTACATTCTTGTGAAATACCGAGAAGAATCTCAGATTTTTCACTTTGTGGCAATGGAGAGGGATTGGTTCTGGGTCATGTTGGTTTCAATCATCGGAGGTCTGGCGTTATTTATCTTTGCCTTAAATTACGGAAGCAAAGGTCTGGTAAGAGGTTTCGGTGCTCGCACTCGCGATTGGCTCTTCAATCTTGCCAATAATCGCTTCGCTGCTGTTTTAAGCGGTTTTATTGCGGCACTTATTTTAGGTTCCTGCACTGCTACGGCTGCCCTTTTGACCAAATTCGCCTCTGCCGGAATTGTCCAACTATTCCCCGGGCTGGCGGTTTTATTAGGCGCAAATATCGGTTCCACCATTGCTATCCAACTCCTTGCTTTTAATATTTTAAACTATGCGTTATTAATTATTGCCTTGGGTGTCTTTTTGAGATTATTATTCCCCAATTTGCGTAATCTTGCCCAGTTTATTTTTGGAATTGGGCTATTGTTCCTTTCTCTTAAAATTATCTCTACCGGCATCAGCGATGTTAAATATCTGCCAGGATTTACAGCGTTTTTGGAATATCTCAAAAACAATCAGCTAATAGCAATTTTGGTCAGTACACTTATGGCTTTTGTCTTCCGTTCCAGCACTGCGGTCATTGGGCTGGTATTAATCCTGACCTTAGAATCAGGGATATCAAGCACTGCGGCCTTCAATCTCGTGTTGGGTGCCAATTTGGGGGCAACGATATTTCCAATTCTTATCGCGGATTCAGCTACAGCCCGCCGGCTTTCTATCGGCAATTTTTTGTTTAAAATGACCGGCGTGATATTGTTGGGAATAATCATCAATTTAATAAAACCACCGTCAGAAATTGGACCCCGGGAAGTTGCCCATTTTCATACTCTATTTAACCTTTTCATTATGTTAATATTTCTACCGCTTCTTAACCCCTACAGTGAATTTCTGAAATTGTTGATTGGTGAGACAAAACAGGAATTTCTCAGAATTAAACGGCTTGACCCATCATTTTTGGATACTCCAGCAATTGGTTTGGGCCAGGCAGCTAAAGAGATTATAGATATGGGGTATAAAACAATTAAAATGCTTGAAGATGCGATGACTGTTTTTGAAAAAAAAGACATCGTCTTGCGTAAGAATATCATCCAGGCAGACGATGAGATTGACCAGGTAGAGGAACGTGTTACACCTTATCTTTCCCGACTCAATCCAGAAGAAATGGACCAGGAACTCAAAAGTATGCAAATCAGTTTTTTGACTATCACTGCGGAACTGGAGCATATCGGCGATATCATTTCAAAAAACTTGATGAATTACGCCAAAAAACAAATAGATGGGGGGATGGAATTTTCGCCTGAAGGACTCTCACAACTTAAGGAATTTCACCAGTATGTGCTTACCACCCTGCGGATGGCGATCTCCAGCTTGACGACCCGGGAAGCAAAACTTGCTGAAGAAGTTGTCAAACGGCGGGAAACCGGTTTAAAACTGGCGAAGGAACTGGAGATAAAACATATTGAAAGACTGCATCGTGGTTTAAAAGAGAGCCTGGAAACTTCCACCATCCATCTTGATATTCTGAGCGATTTGGAGCGGATTAATTTTCATGCTACCGAAATCGGCAATGCAGTACTAAATCTGATATGA